The Oncorhynchus nerka isolate Pitt River linkage group LG15, Oner_Uvic_2.0, whole genome shotgun sequence genome contains the following window.
ACGATTTCTGCTTTGCTCTGCTTTTGTTAAAGGCACCTAAGAGACTGAGAACTCGGAGAGCATTGCAGAATTTCAACGATTGCTGATCCAGTTGCTCGTATTGTTAACTCTTTGGGCTAAGACCACAAATCAAACATTCGTTATTAGTTTTTTTTCTTAGTTTATTTTCAATTATTAGAGGCATTGGAAAAGGTTTTTATATAAATGCGTTCATTTTACTTTAGGAAATCTGATGTGCAGTACAAATTCTATTAAACTTTTAATCGCATAAAGCTTATTTTGTAAAAGAAGAACGTGCGTGGATAGAGATTATGAATGGGAAAAGGAAGTGCTttttttaatcatgtttacatatgtTCCTCATTCATAGCCAAACCGCATATTTTTCCTGCATGACTCGAGATGGCAAATATATTCGCTCTGTAATCTGCACAGAATATCTTAACATTCCTTTTACAAAATCGaaataaaaatattaaaaagTCAAACAAAAAAAACTTCACAACCAGGGGAAGGAATGGCAACACATTCTAACTGATTTAAAGTATGTATGTACCTAACATTATTTTTTATAATACCAATTCCATGTCTTTTGCAGTATGTTTGTGCCTTCACTTAAGTTTACAGCCGATTCATAGATATGCTTTTATCAGTACTGTTTGACTGACTGTATGCCTACATCTCTCTTCCATTTTTTCTCACACCATCTTAACGATAAATAGTGATTGAGGAAAGACAAAATCTAATTGGGAAAAGGTTCGTTTTTTGGTCAATATTAAAATGCTTTGAAAGTCTTAAATAATGATTTAATTTAAATACAAATAAAGATCATCTGATTTACTTGCTCTTGTGTTTTCCTACACACTATTTAGGTCATTTTCACATACTAATGGACAGGTTTTTCATAGAACACAACAGATCATTTCATTCAAATCAGGTTAGAGCTGTTGGTGTAATAAAACCAAAACAAACTGTTATTCCACACGTTAGACAAaacaacatacactacatgaccaaaagaaaATCTCATTtataaatcatgggcattaacatggagttggtccccctttggtgctataacagcctccactcttctgggaaggctttctactacatgttggaacattgctgtggggacttgcttccattcagccacgagtcATTAGTGAGGtttggcactgatgttgggcgattaggcctgacacacagtcggcgttcctattcatcccaaaggtgtttgatggggttgaggttagggctctgtgctGGCCAATCaaattcttccacactgatctcaacaaatcatttctgtatggaccttgctttgtgcatgggggcattgtcatgctgaaacaaactgttgccacaaatttggaagcacagaatcttctggaatgtcattgtatgctgtagcaaaGATTTCTCTTCACTTTAACTaatgggcctagcccgaaccatgaaaaacagccccagatcattattcctcttccaccaatctttacagttggcactatgcattggagcaggtagggttctcctggcatccgccaaacccagatttgtccgtcggactgccagatggtgaagagtgaatcgtcactccagagaacgtgtttccactgctccagagtctaaatgtggtgagctttacaccactccagccgatgcttggcattatGCATGGTAATTGTAGACTTTTGTGtgactgctcggccatggaaactcatttcatgaagctcccgacaaacagttattgtgctgatgttgcttccagaggccgtttggaactcagtaatgaatgttgcaaccgaggatTGACTATTTATACGTTCTTCAGCAttcagcggtcctgttctgtgagcttgtgtggtctaccactttgcggctgagccgttgttgctcctagacatttccactatacaataacagcacttacagcagctctagcaggggaaacatttgatgaactgacttgttggaaagatggcatcttatgacagtgccacattaaAAGTCACTTAGCTCTTCAGTAATGCCATGCTACTGCCAATCTTTGTCCATGGACATTGCATGGCTGTTTGCTAGATTGTATACACcaatcagcaacgggtgtggctgaaatagccacatctactcatttgaaggggtgtccacatacttctgtgtATATATAAGGTATACTGTTGTTGATGCTGAACTACATGAGTACACACACAGGAATAGTAATTAAGGAGTAGCCTACAACACAGCAGGTCAGCATGATTATGTATTAAATAGTACCTTTTAAAATATCACTCTTACAAACTTCAAATCGACCTTTAATTGAAATCACAATTATGCTAAAATGCCTGATTGCGCACCTACTATGAATCCACATACTATGAATCCTCTTCAGCTCCAGATGGTATAAACCGCACATAAATCAGTGCAGGTCGTTGATGGTAAGACTGGATGTCCCCTACAACCAACGCCGTTCACCAGTGGAAGAGTTGAACAGGTAACTGCGCCCTGAAACtaacaaaaaacatgttttccaatTACTTCTCACATTTTAGGACTGAACCTCAAAACATTGGATTAATTAATATGCTTTGATAAATTGCAGAAGATGTTTAGCTTAATATGAATATTGGAACATTTTGGTGGTTTGTAAGCCCAGCCCTTACCTGGATCTTGTGCCTTCCCATCAAACCTCTGAGAGAACAGAAATGACCGGTTAAATCTCTATTAAACCTGGACCCTAATGCTGACTGTAACCCATAGTTTTCCATAGGCAATGGACACCTACCATCAGGTCGTCTTGTACGCTGACTTTAGACAGAATGAGGGTGCCATCTAGTGAGGCCTTGGAGAAACACATTCAAAGGTAAACCCATGCTGTTTCACATATTTATTCTCAGCAGGATGCAATTGGAAACCATTGATCCAACTTGCCTGGTCATTTTCACTGGCCCCATTTTGACTCACTTCTGTGTTCAATTTGCCGATCTCTTCCCTGCTCAGATAACATTACACAGTACGTTGTGAGTTAGTGGGGAAATGTTTAACAATTAATAATGGCTTATAATTCAAAACTTGGTTCTGTAATGGCACTCACGTCTTATTTGATGGAGGTTCAGGCTCATCTTTTGGACCCCAACCATAGACGCTGCAGGCATAAACATAAAATTCCTATTATGGACTGTTACAATAACCTAACCCCTGCTGACAACCCTGCTGCTTCCATGGGAGAGCAGATCTTGTAAACTCTACAGTGAGCGGATTAACTGAACAGAGGTTGTCAAGGACCAGAGTTATGCAACCTTGCTCGACATCATCTGATCAGACTTATTTTTAGGTGGTCAGTgtgtgcgggggggggggggggatcaccgGCTCAGAATGGCCCAGATGAGCAGACTTGTGACCAGCAGGAGCAGGACGCCGGTAACCGTCACCACAGCAACAAACCAAGGCTCTGGATCCCAGTAGTCTGACATCACTGTGACCACCTGTGGAGGTTTAGCCTAGAGGGACAGCAAAGATATGATAGTCTCTCATGGGCCTCCTGTTGTAAAAGGTTTTCCTTCATATGCAGTAGCTGTGTTATAGTGGTGTGTACCATGTCTCTACAAAGCTGATcttactgtagtgtagtagtagtagtagtagtagtaggaacaGTAGTGGTCCAGGGAACTATGTAGATGTAGGCCACAGCCTCAGTGTGATGCCTGCCATCCGACACAGAGATGGTGACTTCAAACATGGTGCGGTCATAAACCCCATCCACCACGTAGGAGAACACGTTTTTGGAGACGAGACTCAACCCGGTCATCAGAAACCGGTCCACTGCAGCACCTGTCGTGAATGAAATCACACGTGCTCAGATATGCAAACATACTTTTAACAACAAATCTTTAGTTGACTTAGTTGACTTGCCTGAGTGTGGGGTGGGGAATTTTGGTGTAAACTGAAACATATActcagttacacacacactgtgtaccGTTAGTGATGGTAGCTGTTAGTCTGTCGCTGTCTGCATCAGCGCAGCTGAGTGAGAGGATGGGGAGTTTATTAGAGAAGGTGGAGAAGATGGTGGACTCATAGGAGATTGGGTCACACACTGGAGCATTATCATTCACAttctgacagagagaggatggaatgGATACACAGTAATCATTAGTTTTCACAATTTACATCCAAAACTATTTTTAATCTATGGTATTATATGGATAAATATCTGAAATTATGTACTCTGTTATCCTGTACTAGATACATGTACAATGGTGCTTTAGCTCTGTCCATTCCTCACCTCCACTTGTACGGTGATGTCCACTGTTCTTCTCTTGCGGTTGGTACGGTCCATATCCTGCTCATAATCCTCAGCCTGAACCCCCACTACATACACCTGCTGCTCCTCAAAGTCCAGCTCTCCGCCCAGATACAGCtcccctggagagagagatgcaacaTATTTATGGATGTTAAATGTTAACTAAGAATCTTAAGCTGATCCCTGTGTGCTCAGCTGTAGCCTCACCTCCCTCAGGGTCAATAGTGAACATGGTGTCTCCTGTAGTGATTGAGTAGCGGATGTTGTCAAAGGGCCAGTCTGTGTCTCTGGCCACCACCGTCCCTACTGCCGTACCAGGCCTGGTGCCCTCTGGGACACTGAAGAACAACGTCTGAAACACTGGATCATGTTCATTGACTGGGGTCACACTGACCAGCACACGCACCTGGGCTGGATACGGAGAGAAACGGTGTTATGCTGCCACCCTATAACTTTGAAGTAAACTGCCACGTATATTAGATGATGTCGTACTGTATATATGGCACACACAGGGAACAACACAAAGTGAACTGACATGTGAGAGGAGGGGTGCCTGTGTCCGTAGCCAAGATGGTGGCCTCATACTGGAAGTTATTGGTGGCCATCTCGGCAGAGTCGTAGTTCAGTGTGTCGTTAACCTGGCAGACCGATTGAATTGAGCCCGGACTTTATCAAGACATCCACTCGAATAGTAATAGTACATCAAATATTACGCATTGTTAAATCATTATCATGGTTACCTGGAGCTGTCCGTCTTTGAGGCGGAATTTGAGCAGTGATAATCTGTTATCGACGAGTGTGAGAGACACACTCTGGTTACTGACGTCAATGTCAACACAGGTCAGTGAGCCCAGGCTGCTGCCCACCTCAATGGTCTCTGACACCTCCAGCCTACAACACAACAGGACACACGGTCTGTGTTCAATCTGGCAAACTGCTGTTCTCATTTTCATTTTCAAAACCATTTACGGAAAAGGTGAAATTATTGAACTGTTTAAATTCAATTGGATTATTAGACTACATTTCTATAAACATCTGTTTTATTTGAGCTAATATGTATAAGAATAATTAACGTCACACACTGCATAAGAGCCTTATCCCAGACCCAAATGGGATTTCTCTGCACTGATTAAAAGCAGTAATTCAGACCCAATTATCTCCAACCTCTGTCCAATAATGCATATCATCGTTCATAAATAGGCTGTAGTGATAATGATAGTGGGTGTGAAGTAGGTCATACAGACTGGGTGGTCATTCATTTGTAATGAAGGAGACTGCATCTTAATGATGCTTGTCTTGTCCTAATGACCACCGTTACTCTAACACTGTACATCCCTATATCCTCTCGACGCCAATCCCCCCCGTGAATCAGGCTTTAGGAAACTGTGGTCTGGACCCCAGTTCTAGGAGTTCTAGTCATGGTCACGTAACGTGGTCATGGAAAACTCCAGGCCATAGACATGACCTATTGATTACATGATGTCCTTGATGTAATCTATCAAAGATATACGTATAGGGCTGATTTTAGTCAGGTGCCCAGTGATCCAGTAGAGTCCTGTTACTTACACAAACACTGAGGGGGAGCAGAAGGGTGGGAACTCATTGACATCCAAAACGTTGACCGTGACAGTGGCGGTAGCGGAGCGTTCCACTGCCACGCTGTAGGCTCTGACCAATAGAACACTGTGGGCCAGGGCCCGCTCCACCTCCAGGTCCAGGTTATAGGCTGTTCTGATGACACCGTCCTCTGATAGGataagagacaggaagagagacagttCAACACTTCGGGGGCAAATCCTTCACTATTAGAAGATGTATTAATCGACCAAATGACACTATAAACTGTATACAGTAGATTACCGTAGAATGCACAGTAAAataccatacatttgttttacagcacaTTGTAAGACCTTtatgtaatttcaacagtaaaatactgtaaaaTGCACAGTAAAACACCATAAATGTGTTTACAGTATTAatgatggtgcattgtgggaaatgcgAGCGGGCAATGAGTCTCTGGCTCATTAATATATTAAGGGGTGCCTTGTAAGGggctatatttgttgcacccaTGAGTGAGAATGCTGTGCCACCACAGAATAAAGTAAATACTGTATTTTCGGAATTCTACAAACAATGTCCTGAAATTCTACAGTAACCAATTGCTGCCAGTAATTTACTGTAATTCAGAATACAATATCATACCTAATTTTTGGAGCGCCAAAAACCTTTTGAATACCAGTgggtgcatggtattgttgtttctcAGTCATTAACATTATTTTgaggctatatttgttgcaccAGTGAGTCCTGTACCAATTTAAGTgatatttagtagtagtttcctCAGAATTAAATGTACATAGGGAACAGATCATTTTTCACTGATGTTGAGGATTTACGCAAATAAAATGTTAATCTCAAATTATGATTCAGCCATTTATGCATCTCAATGCATAGAGGATATTATAAAAACATTGATTTTCGTCACATAAAATTGGTGAGATAAGAATGAGAAAATCCAAACCTCTACCAATCTTGAAATGGGGATAATCTTTCACAAAAGTGTAGAGTACATCAGGGATGGTGAGGTTCGCTCTGACAGTAGCTACAATATCCTCGGGTCCTTGGTTCTCAAAGATGGACACATTCTGGGAAACAAGACTGACGAGAGAGCTGGGTTAATCACACTTTTAACATTTAAATCTGATAAACACAATATTATATCATAAACCCTATAAATGAGACCGCTTTGGACTGGGAGTGATAGATAAACATTACGAAGGCAAGGCATCATTCTGTTGAACTCACAGCAGATCCAGAGGAGGGTTGTAGACTTTCAGCACCTTGATCCTGACTGTCCCAGTACAGTTAGCCCCTTGTTTGTCTCTCACAACCACAGACAGCATCAACTCCTGTTCAACAGCATCACACGAGGAGGAAATCATTCTGATAAAAACAAACTTCTAAAACATGTGTTTATACATAAAGGTATACATAATATCACACCCTCACCCTTGGTCCTGTGTGGTAATCAAATGGGTGGCTtgagatgatgctgccacctccactGATGTGGAACTGTCCTTTGGAGGAGTTGGGCAAGACCTGACTGATCGAGAACTGCAACACAAACCCACAAACCTGAACGGGTATCAACACTCGGTCTAAACCTACACTGAATAGGATTAGGCAATGTCTTGGTACAGTAATACAGTTGAGATCAGAAAGTCATGAGGAGGTAGTGTGTTTATTACAGAGAGTGTGTCATTGCGGTCTGCGTCGGAGGCCAGGACAGTGTAGAGAGTCACAGGAACAGGAAGGTTCTCTGGGACATGAACCTCAACTCCTGTACACAAACACTCATCAGACCATCTACTCATCACAACGTCCCTCGACAATACACTGACCTTATAACATAGCAATAACATCGTAATAAACATGTAATAGCCTTGTAAACAGTGTTTAATGTATGTGTAGTGGTTGAGGTGAGGTTGTGTTACCAGGCAGCTGGAGCAGAGGTTCACACTGTGGTGTGTTGTTCTCATCCACCACTCTGATATGGAAGGTCTGCTCTGCACGGCCTGATGAGGTGACCAGGCCCAGACGAACACTCACCATGCTGGCCTTCTCATAGTCCAGAGAACCGCTCAACACTATCTACACATGTACACAATATTAGATGCAAAACATTTATCTTTACTAATGTCTCGTTTGTTCACGTGCAAAAcagaggttagggttgaactgtgATCTGGACATAACCCTAGAGTTATGGTTGTGGTTGAGCTGTGAtctggacatttacatttacatttaagtcatttagcagacgctcttatccagagcgacataacCCTAGAGTTATGGTtgtggttgagctgggatgtggacataacCCTAGAGTTATGGTTGTGGTTGAACTGTGATCTGGACATAACCCTAGAGTTATGGTtgtggttgagctgggatgtggacataacCCTAGAGTTATGGTTGTGGTTGAGCTGTGAtctggacatttacatttacatttaagtcatttagcagacgctcttatccagagcgacataacCCTAGAGTTATGGTtgtggttgagctgggatgtggacataacCCTAGAGTTATGGTTGTGGTTGAACTGTGATCTGGACATAACCCTAGAGTTATGGTtgtggttgagctgggatgtggacataacCCTAGAGTTATGGTTGTGGTTGAGCtgggctgtggacatgaagctggggttagggttgaggctagggttgagccgggctgtggacatgaagctggggttagggttgagtcgggctgtggacatgaagctggggttaggcttgagactagggttgagctgggttgtggacatgaagctggggttagggttgagctgggctgtggacatgaagctggggttagggttgagtcgggctgtggacatgaagctggggttagggttgagtcgggctgtggacatgaagctggggttagggttgagtcgggctgtggacatgaatctggggttagggttgagactagggttgagccgggctgtggacatgaagctggggttagggttgagctgggctgtggacatgaagctggggttagggttgagtcgggctgtggacatgaagctggggttagggttgagtcgggctgtggacatgaagctggggttagggttgagtcgggctgtggacatgaagctggggttagggttgaggctagggttgagctgggctgtggacatgaagctggggttagggttgagctgggctgtggacatgaagctggggttagggttgagactagggttgagctgggctgtggacatgaagctggggttagggttgagtcgggctgtggacatgaagctagggttagggttgagctgggctgtggacatgaagctggggttagggttgagactagggttgagctgggctgtggacatgaagctggggttagggttgagactagggttgagctgggctgtggacatgaagctggggttagggttgagactagggttgagctgggctgtggacatgaagctggggttagggttgagactagggttgagctgggctgtggacatgaagctggggttagggttgagactagggttgagctgggctgtggacatgaacctggggttagggttgagactagggttgagctgggctgtggacatgaagctggggttagggttgagactaggattgagctgggctgtggacatgaagctggggttagggttgagactagggttgagccgggctgtggacatgaagctggggttagggttgagactagggttgagactagggttgagccgggctgtggacatgaagctggggttagggttgagactagggttgagctgggctgtggacatgaagctggggttagggttgagactagggttgagctgggctgtggacatgaagctgtggttagggttgagactagggttgagctgggctgtggacatgaacctggggttagggttgagactaggttgagctgggctgtggacatgaagctggggttagggttgagactaggattgagctgggctgtggacatgaagctggggttagggttgagactagggttgagccgggctgtggacatgaagctggggttagggttgagactagggttgagactagggttgagccgggctgtggacatgaagctggggttagggttgagactagggttgagccgggctgtggacatgaagctgtggttagggttgagactagggttgagctgggctgtggacatgaagctggggttagggttgagactagggttgagccgggctgtggacatgaagctggggttagggttgagactagggttgagactagggttgagccgggctgtggacatgaagctggggttaggTTAGAATGTTTTTCTTTTAATTACGTCTTCATCAGTATAAAAAGCAGATGAGAATAAAGATGCCTGAGAACTGATATTGGACAAAATTGGCTGTTCTGACCTGGACATTGAAGATACCAGAAACTTTAGTAGGGTTGAGCcgggctgtggacatgaagctggggttagggttgagactagggttgagccgggctgtggacatgaagctggggttagggttgagactagggttgagccgggctgtggacatgaagctggggttagggttgagactagggttgagccgggctgtggacatgaagctggggttagggttgagactagggttgagccgggctgtggacatgaagctggggttagggttgagccgggctgtggacatgaagctggggttagggttgagactagggttgagccgggctgtggacatgaagctggggttagggttgagactagggttgagccgggctgtggacatgaggctggggttagggttgagtcgggctgtggacatgaatctggggttagggttgagactagggttgagccgggctgtggacatgaagctggggttagggttgagccggcctgtggacatgaagctggggttagggttgaggctagggttgagtcgggctgtggacatgaagctggggttagggttgagactagggttgagccGGGCTGTGGAAatgaagctggggttagggttgagactagggttgagccgggctgtggacatgaagctggggttagggttgagactagggttgagccgggctgtggacatgaagctggggttagggttgagactagggttgagccgggctgtggacatgaagctggggttagggtttagtcgggctgtggacatgaagctggggttagggttgagactagggttgagctgggctgtggacatgaagctggggttagggttgagctgggctgtggacatgaagctggggttagggttgagactagggttgagctgggctgtggacatgaagctggggttagggttgagactagggttgagctgggctgtggacatgaagctggggttaggattgagactagggttgagctgggctgtggacatgaagctggggttagggttgagactagggttgagctgggctgtggacatgaagctggggttaggggttgagactagggttgagctgggctgtggacatgaagctggggttaggattgagactagggttgagctgggctgtggacatgaagctggggttagggttgagactagggttgagccgggctgtggacatgaagctggggttagggttgagactagggttgagccgggctgtggacatgaagctggggttagggttgagactagggttgagccgggctgtggacatgaagctggggttagggttgagactagggttgagccgggctgtggacatgaagctggggttagggttgagactaggctTGAGCcgggctgtggacatgaagctggggttagggtttagtcgggctgtggacatgaagctggggttagggttgagactagggttgagctgggctgtggacatgaaggtgggagttagggttgagctgg
Protein-coding sequences here:
- the LOC115143705 gene encoding cadherin-related family member 4 — translated: MLSVVVRDKQGANCTGTVRIKVLKVYNPPLDLLLVSQNVSIFENQGPEDIVATVRANLTIPDVLYTFVKDYPHFKIGREDGVIRTAYNLDLEVERALAHSVLLVRAYSVAVERSATATVTVNVLDVNEFPPFCSPSVFVLEVSETIEVGSSLGSLTCVDIDVSNQSVSLTLVDNRLSLLKFRLKDGQLQVNDTLNYDSAEMATNNFQYEATILATDTGTPPLTSQVRVLVSVTPVNEHDPVFQTLFFSVPEGTRPGTAVGTVVARDTDWPFDNIRYSITTGDTMFTIDPEGGELYLGGELDFEEQQVYVVGVQAEDYEQDMDRTNRKRRTVDITVQVENVNDNAPVCDPISYESTIFSTFSNKLPILSLSCADADSDRLTATITNGAAVDRFLMTGLSLVSKNVFSYVVDGVYDRTMFEVTISVSDGRHHTEAVAYIYIVPWTTTVPTTTTTTTTLQ